A genomic region of Streptomyces sp. R33 contains the following coding sequences:
- a CDS encoding transglycosylase SLT domain-containing protein, translating to MSSACPRPSLSPSEGSSVSHAVIRRIAASKKTLAGSIVALGVAGSMLATVPAQAAPTSAKAIAQQMIKDPAQFAAFNNIVSRESGWDHTATNASSGAYGLVQALPASKMASAGADWKTNPATQIKWGLDYMNSRYGSPVGAWNFWQTHHWY from the coding sequence ATGTCTTCGGCATGCCCGCGACCGTCCCTGTCGCCTTCGGAAGGTTCATCCGTGTCCCACGCTGTCATCCGCCGCATCGCCGCTTCCAAGAAGACCCTCGCCGGCTCCATCGTCGCCCTGGGCGTCGCCGGCTCGATGCTCGCCACGGTTCCCGCCCAGGCGGCCCCGACGAGCGCCAAGGCGATCGCCCAGCAGATGATCAAGGACCCGGCGCAGTTCGCGGCGTTCAACAACATCGTTTCCCGTGAGAGCGGCTGGGACCACACCGCCACCAACGCCTCCTCGGGCGCCTACGGCCTGGTCCAGGCCCTGCCGGCCTCGAAGATGGCCTCCGCGGGTGCCGACTGGAAGACCAACCCGGCCACCCAGATCAAGTGGGGCCTGGACTACATGAACTCCCGCTACGGCAGCCCCGTCGGTGCCTGGAACTTCTGGCAGACCCACCACTGGTACTGA
- a CDS encoding FUSC family protein: MSGLVAASYVSSSGRWLRPAARLVLCAAVSWYLCLWWGTSTAPVPAALPAVLILREDMYAWPRLGWERLTGVVVGVVLSTVVLHWVPDPSWSFPLLLVSGCAGMYLLGRPGSPNQQVLITALMVYATAVPGYPLVRLEESLVGVAVVVLLAPLLWPPDPYRSAAAGLDGYRTGVGELLSGITGGLERGVGAVGPAALPERARLWLGPQACRDALDRAAAGRPLLRRRAGLPPEGLDGRVVLAARTALTLQYFTQELCERTRGGSPGAPVEPGMDGTSDPALRALAPLVRVTAGALDAALLGEDFAEPLDRARALDLAHRTAHPSRHDAVLRAGLHLTHVALADHLRGR, from the coding sequence ATGTCCGGTCTGGTTGCCGCTTCGTACGTGTCCTCCTCCGGCAGGTGGCTGCGGCCCGCCGCACGGCTGGTCCTCTGCGCGGCCGTGTCCTGGTACCTCTGCCTGTGGTGGGGCACGAGCACGGCGCCGGTACCCGCCGCCCTCCCGGCGGTGCTGATCCTGCGCGAGGACATGTACGCCTGGCCGCGGCTGGGGTGGGAGCGCCTCACCGGGGTGGTCGTGGGGGTGGTGCTGAGTACGGTGGTGCTGCACTGGGTGCCGGACCCGTCGTGGTCCTTCCCGCTCCTCCTCGTCTCGGGCTGCGCCGGAATGTACCTTCTGGGGCGGCCGGGTTCCCCCAACCAGCAAGTGCTGATCACGGCGCTCATGGTCTACGCAACCGCGGTTCCCGGGTATCCGCTGGTGCGGCTGGAGGAGAGCCTCGTCGGCGTCGCCGTGGTCGTGTTGCTCGCGCCGCTGCTCTGGCCGCCCGACCCGTACCGGTCGGCCGCTGCGGGACTCGACGGCTACCGGACCGGGGTGGGGGAGCTGCTGAGCGGGATCACCGGCGGGCTGGAGCGGGGTGTGGGGGCCGTGGGGCCGGCTGCACTGCCGGAACGGGCGAGGCTGTGGCTCGGCCCGCAGGCCTGCCGGGACGCGCTCGACCGGGCGGCGGCCGGACGGCCCCTGTTGCGCCGCCGTGCCGGCCTGCCGCCCGAAGGTCTCGACGGACGCGTGGTGCTCGCTGCCCGGACCGCGCTGACGCTCCAGTACTTCACCCAGGAGCTCTGCGAACGGACGCGCGGCGGCAGCCCTGGCGCGCCCGTGGAACCCGGTATGGACGGTACGTCCGACCCCGCCCTGCGCGCCCTCGCACCACTGGTCCGGGTCACCGCCGGCGCCCTGGACGCCGCGCTGCTCGGCGAGGACTTCGCCGAGCCCCTCGACCGGGCGCGCGCACTCGACCTCGCCCACCGCACGGCCCACCCCAGTCGGCACGACGCCGTGCTGCGGGCCGGGCTCCACCTGACCCACGTGGCCCTCGCCGACCACCTCCGGGGCCGCTGA
- a CDS encoding MMPL family transporter: protein MIRALTGFATRSPWKVIALWAVLGIAATILGQAFLFRATQPRTGEFLPATYDSAAALKVAEEHFGVEPDANPLTMLVARADGAKLSESDERRIDDEAAKLARRKVTMPKTEETPPFTQDHSQVPRVSPAMTAPDRTFRLLSVELTGNPMDPGMQDLYRAFRDHARAEFAEAGLRTGFTAGLADSVDTADAEKTRSTVVGIAMLAVIVLLHVLVFRSVLAALLPLLVVSVVGGAAAGVVVGASLLTGVQLDASTPQLINVVLIGIGIDYFLFLLFRFREQLRSRPEQTGRAAAAEVAGRVGTAVTSAALTIVAAFSTLGVASFGQFRVLGPAIAVSVLVMLLGSLTLMPALLAVTGRKMFWPSRRLRREPPEGPAGRMGRRVATRPVTMVLASLALLGALAAGLAGMRTDYGPGGSGDKGTAAAQTAAEISRALPAGVSDPTTVFVTASDGGRLDPRTLGGLSKALAAVDGVGQVAPAVPSEDGTAARIDLFLTADPQGQQARDLVSGPVRDTVAAHRPDGTEAHVGGTAALFADISSAVSGDLQVVFPVAAGLIALILILLLRSLLAPLVLMISVGLGFAATLGASALVSQNLLDRPGVNFMLPLVLFLFVVALGTDYNILISDRIREEMEKPGPARAAVARAVRHTAPAIATAGLVLAASFGSLAVNPNPGTQEIGFATALGIVLSAFVLSVVLVPALAALLGRSIWWPVRPRHTGHTARHTGEHAYTGHADDTERPVPVG from the coding sequence GTGATCCGCGCCCTGACCGGCTTCGCCACCCGAAGTCCCTGGAAGGTCATCGCCCTATGGGCGGTGCTGGGCATCGCCGCCACCATCCTCGGCCAGGCGTTCCTCTTCCGCGCCACACAGCCCAGGACGGGCGAGTTCCTGCCCGCCACCTACGATTCGGCGGCCGCGCTGAAGGTCGCCGAAGAGCACTTCGGGGTCGAGCCCGACGCCAACCCGCTCACCATGCTGGTGGCACGGGCGGACGGCGCGAAGCTGTCCGAGTCCGACGAACGGCGGATCGACGACGAGGCCGCGAAACTCGCCCGGCGCAAGGTGACGATGCCGAAGACGGAGGAAACGCCGCCCTTCACGCAGGACCACTCGCAGGTTCCCCGGGTCAGCCCGGCGATGACGGCGCCCGACCGCACCTTCCGGCTGCTGTCGGTCGAACTGACCGGCAACCCCATGGATCCCGGGATGCAGGACCTCTACCGGGCCTTCCGCGACCACGCCCGGGCCGAGTTCGCCGAGGCGGGGCTGCGGACCGGGTTCACGGCAGGGCTCGCGGACAGCGTGGACACCGCCGATGCCGAGAAGACCCGCTCGACGGTCGTCGGCATCGCCATGCTCGCGGTGATCGTGCTGCTGCACGTGCTGGTCTTCCGCAGCGTTCTCGCGGCGCTGCTGCCGCTGCTCGTGGTGTCGGTGGTCGGCGGCGCTGCCGCCGGAGTGGTGGTCGGCGCCTCGCTGCTCACCGGTGTCCAACTCGACGCCTCCACGCCGCAGTTGATCAACGTGGTGCTGATCGGGATCGGCATCGACTACTTCCTCTTCCTGCTGTTCCGCTTCCGTGAGCAGCTGCGCAGCAGGCCCGAGCAGACCGGGCGGGCCGCGGCGGCCGAGGTCGCCGGACGGGTGGGTACGGCGGTCACCTCCGCGGCGCTGACGATCGTCGCCGCGTTCTCCACCCTCGGGGTCGCGTCCTTCGGCCAGTTCCGGGTGCTCGGCCCGGCGATCGCCGTGTCCGTACTGGTGATGCTGCTGGGCAGCCTCACCTTGATGCCCGCGCTGCTGGCCGTCACCGGGCGGAAGATGTTCTGGCCCTCGCGCCGCCTGCGCCGCGAACCCCCGGAGGGGCCGGCCGGGCGGATGGGCCGCCGGGTGGCGACGCGTCCGGTGACCATGGTGCTCGCCTCGCTGGCACTGCTCGGCGCACTGGCGGCGGGCCTGGCCGGGATGCGTACGGACTACGGACCGGGCGGGTCGGGCGACAAGGGCACGGCGGCGGCGCAGACGGCGGCCGAGATCTCGCGCGCCCTGCCGGCCGGGGTGTCGGACCCCACCACCGTTTTCGTCACCGCTTCCGACGGCGGCAGGCTCGACCCCCGCACGCTGGGCGGACTGTCGAAGGCGCTCGCGGCGGTCGACGGCGTCGGCCAGGTCGCGCCTGCCGTACCCAGCGAGGACGGCACGGCGGCGCGCATCGATCTGTTCCTGACCGCCGATCCGCAGGGGCAGCAGGCCCGCGACCTGGTGTCCGGACCCGTCCGGGACACGGTGGCCGCGCACCGGCCCGACGGAACCGAGGCGCACGTAGGCGGCACGGCCGCGCTCTTCGCCGACATCTCGTCCGCCGTCTCGGGCGACCTGCAGGTGGTCTTCCCGGTCGCCGCGGGCCTGATCGCGCTGATCCTCATCCTGCTCCTGCGCAGCCTGCTCGCGCCGCTGGTGCTGATGATCTCCGTCGGCCTGGGCTTCGCGGCGACCCTCGGTGCCTCGGCGCTGGTCTCCCAGAACCTCCTGGACCGGCCGGGGGTGAACTTCATGCTGCCTCTGGTCCTGTTCCTGTTCGTGGTCGCGCTGGGCACCGACTACAACATCCTGATCAGTGACCGGATTCGGGAGGAGATGGAGAAGCCCGGCCCGGCCCGGGCGGCGGTGGCCCGGGCGGTACGGCACACCGCTCCGGCCATCGCAACGGCGGGCCTGGTCCTGGCGGCCTCGTTCGGCAGCCTGGCCGTCAACCCGAATCCGGGCACCCAGGAGATCGGCTTCGCGACGGCGCTGGGGATCGTGCTGTCGGCGTTCGTCCTGTCGGTCGTGCTGGTTCCGGCGCTGGCCGCGCTGCTGGGCCGGTCGATCTGGTGGCCGGTACGGCCGCGGCACACGGGCCACACCGCCCGGCACACCGGCGAACACGCGTACACGGGGCATGCCGACGACACGGAGCGGCCCGTACCGGTGGGCTGA
- a CDS encoding sensor histidine kinase yields MPIRSEGRTGEADEGAAGTAGDFGGTGRGKASRPVFDWTRNDALVAIGAAVNDLIGYSLGAADDGRPVTVPALVLVVLAAPCLLARRARPVTVLCAVLALGAALNLTTPQGPHFSAAYMVALYTVTRLRSPAVTAAAAVATVPVTMISGGYGDSSVLTGLLGNTVAVVLVVGAGLVVRRWQEEADAKRTLLADRAVAEERRRIARELHDIVAHHITTMQLMAGGARANLAHDPGAAREALVTLEESGRMALREMRQLLDVLRAGEEPEQVPPAPQPGTGDLGRIISESRLAGTPTEFTVRGTARPLPPTVGLTVFRIVQEALTNARKHAVGARAHVRLTYGPDGVDVEVRDDGARTGRPAASRPGAGNGYGLIGMRERVALQGGTLETGSCDGGGFRVAARLPAGDLGGQREDRRG; encoded by the coding sequence ATGCCGATACGCAGTGAGGGCCGGACCGGGGAAGCGGACGAGGGCGCGGCGGGGACCGCGGGCGATTTCGGCGGGACCGGCCGGGGCAAGGCGTCCCGGCCGGTCTTCGACTGGACCCGCAATGACGCGCTCGTGGCCATCGGGGCCGCCGTGAACGACCTGATCGGCTATTCGCTCGGCGCCGCTGACGACGGCCGGCCCGTCACCGTGCCGGCACTCGTCCTCGTGGTCCTGGCCGCGCCCTGTCTGCTGGCCCGCCGGGCCAGGCCGGTGACCGTGCTCTGCGCCGTTCTCGCCCTCGGCGCGGCGCTGAACCTGACCACGCCGCAGGGCCCGCACTTCTCCGCCGCCTACATGGTCGCGCTGTACACCGTCACCCGCTTGCGCAGCCCGGCGGTCACAGCGGCGGCCGCCGTCGCGACCGTGCCGGTCACGATGATCAGCGGGGGCTACGGCGACTCGTCCGTCCTGACGGGCCTGCTCGGCAACACGGTCGCGGTGGTGCTCGTCGTCGGCGCCGGGCTGGTGGTGCGGCGCTGGCAGGAGGAAGCCGACGCCAAGCGCACCCTGCTGGCCGACCGGGCGGTGGCCGAGGAACGCCGGCGGATCGCACGCGAGTTGCACGACATCGTCGCGCACCACATCACCACCATGCAGCTGATGGCCGGAGGCGCTCGGGCCAACCTGGCGCACGACCCGGGTGCGGCCCGCGAGGCTCTGGTCACCCTGGAGGAGTCCGGGCGGATGGCGCTGCGGGAGATGCGGCAACTCCTCGACGTCCTGCGGGCCGGGGAGGAACCGGAGCAGGTACCGCCGGCGCCACAGCCCGGGACCGGGGACCTCGGCCGGATCATCTCCGAGTCCCGGCTGGCCGGCACGCCCACCGAGTTCACCGTGCGGGGGACGGCCCGCCCGCTGCCGCCGACCGTCGGCCTGACGGTCTTCCGGATCGTCCAGGAGGCCCTGACCAACGCCCGTAAGCATGCCGTCGGCGCGCGGGCCCACGTACGGCTGACCTACGGTCCGGACGGAGTCGACGTGGAGGTACGGGACGACGGTGCGCGCACCGGCCGGCCGGCGGCTTCGCGGCCGGGCGCCGGCAACGGGTACGGTCTGATCGGAATGCGGGAACGCGTCGCGCTGCAAGGCGGCACCCTGGAGACCGGCTCGTGCGACGGCGGCGGATTCAGGGTGGCGGCCAGGCTCCCGGCAGGCGACCTGGGGGGACAGCGAGAGGACCGACGCGGATGA
- a CDS encoding response regulator transcription factor, with protein sequence MIRVLIADDQPLVRRGLALILAPDPAFEVVGEAEDGARAVALAHELRPDVVVMDIRMPVLDGVQATEELARTLPESRVLALSTFDMDEYVVAALRAGAYGFLPKDISPEELIAAVHTVHTGEAAVAPRLLTRLISTYVRASARPRPAATAPAGLTPRELEIWQLLATGFDNAEIAGDLEISVSTVKNHITGIFTKLGVRDRAQAVIAAYESGLVAAGHASG encoded by the coding sequence ATGATCCGTGTGCTCATAGCCGACGACCAGCCGCTGGTACGGCGGGGCCTGGCCCTGATCCTGGCGCCCGACCCGGCGTTCGAGGTGGTGGGCGAGGCCGAGGACGGCGCCCGGGCCGTCGCCCTGGCCCACGAGCTGCGGCCCGACGTGGTCGTCATGGACATCCGGATGCCGGTACTCGACGGAGTCCAGGCCACCGAGGAGCTGGCGCGCACATTGCCGGAATCCCGCGTTCTGGCCCTGAGCACCTTCGACATGGACGAGTACGTGGTCGCCGCCCTGCGCGCCGGCGCGTACGGCTTCCTCCCCAAGGACATCTCCCCCGAGGAGCTCATCGCCGCGGTCCACACGGTGCACACCGGCGAAGCCGCCGTCGCGCCCCGGCTGCTCACCCGGCTGATCTCCACGTACGTACGGGCCTCCGCCCGGCCGCGCCCTGCGGCGACGGCCCCGGCCGGCCTCACACCGCGCGAGCTGGAGATCTGGCAGCTGCTGGCGACCGGGTTCGACAACGCGGAGATCGCCGGGGACCTGGAGATCAGCGTCTCCACGGTCAAGAACCACATCACCGGCATCTTCACCAAACTGGGCGTCCGCGACCGCGCCCAGGCAGTCATCGCGGCGTACGAATCGGGCCTGGTGGCCGCGGGTCACGCGAGCGGTTGA
- a CDS encoding TetR/AcrR family transcriptional regulator: MPHASETRQSIIDAVLRIIGQDGIAAVTNRRIAKEAEVSLGSITYHFATQHELLRESLLHFVAEETRHFTTLADECTDECFDIGQAAEVVARVAGGNAFDSRHIAPFELYVQAGRDERLRAAAAECFAAYDLLATRILTQLGVPDPERLAGVAVALVFGQQLRRLATGAPAEDLVDTLLILTRFTPTQTPSVSG; encoded by the coding sequence ATGCCCCATGCTTCCGAAACCCGCCAGAGCATCATCGACGCCGTACTGCGGATCATCGGGCAGGACGGCATCGCCGCCGTCACCAACCGGCGGATCGCGAAGGAGGCGGAGGTCTCGCTCGGCTCGATCACCTACCACTTCGCCACTCAGCACGAACTTCTGCGCGAGAGCCTGCTGCACTTCGTGGCCGAGGAGACCCGGCACTTCACGACACTCGCGGACGAGTGCACCGACGAGTGCTTCGACATCGGGCAGGCGGCCGAGGTGGTGGCCCGGGTCGCGGGCGGCAACGCCTTCGACAGCCGTCACATCGCGCCCTTCGAGCTGTACGTCCAGGCCGGCCGCGACGAACGGCTGCGCGCCGCGGCGGCCGAGTGCTTCGCCGCCTATGACCTGCTGGCCACCCGGATCCTGACCCAACTCGGCGTGCCGGACCCCGAGCGCCTGGCCGGTGTGGCCGTCGCCCTGGTCTTCGGGCAGCAGCTGCGCCGCCTGGCCACCGGCGCCCCCGCCGAAGACCTCGTCGACACCCTGCTGATCCTCACGAGGTTCACCCCGACGCAGACCCCTTCTGTGTCGGGGTGA
- a CDS encoding SDR family NAD(P)-dependent oxidoreductase, with amino-acid sequence MDISGSNVLLTGATGGIGSALAARLTAQGARLTVSGRRKEALEAVADAWGARTAVADLAVRSDIVRLAETCAETDVLVANAALPASGDLRDYTEEQLDRALDVNLRAPVLLSRLFSEQMVARGRGHIVLVGSLSGKAATKSTSLYNATKFGLRGFALALRQELRGTGVGVSLVQPGFVRDAGMFAATGATPPKGVRTVTPGQVADGVVRAVHRDRCEVNVAPLELRLLSAIAGQFPGFAERVQSRADLDGSVRQIVEAQRSHR; translated from the coding sequence GTGGACATATCCGGATCGAACGTTCTGCTCACCGGGGCCACCGGAGGCATCGGCTCCGCACTGGCCGCGCGCCTGACGGCGCAAGGAGCCCGACTCACGGTCAGCGGGCGCAGGAAGGAAGCCCTCGAGGCCGTCGCAGATGCCTGGGGCGCCCGCACCGCGGTCGCCGATCTGGCCGTCCGCTCCGACATCGTCCGCCTCGCCGAGACCTGCGCCGAGACGGACGTCCTCGTCGCGAACGCCGCCCTGCCCGCCAGCGGCGACCTCAGGGACTACACCGAGGAGCAGCTCGACCGCGCACTCGACGTCAACCTGCGCGCGCCCGTCCTGCTGTCCCGGCTGTTCTCGGAGCAGATGGTGGCACGCGGGCGCGGCCACATCGTGCTGGTCGGTTCCCTCTCGGGCAAGGCGGCGACCAAGTCGACGTCCCTGTACAACGCGACGAAATTCGGTCTGCGCGGATTCGCCCTCGCCCTGCGCCAGGAACTCAGGGGCACGGGCGTGGGCGTGTCCCTGGTGCAGCCCGGGTTCGTCCGCGACGCCGGGATGTTCGCGGCCACCGGAGCCACCCCGCCGAAGGGCGTCAGGACCGTGACGCCCGGCCAGGTCGCCGACGGCGTCGTACGGGCCGTCCACCGCGACCGGTGCGAGGTGAACGTGGCACCGCTCGAGCTGCGGCTGCTGAGCGCCATCGCCGGGCAGTTCCCCGGCTTCGCCGAGCGGGTCCAGTCCCGCGCGGACCTCGACGGCTCCGTGCGACAGATCGTCGAGGCCCAGCGCTCACACCGCTAG
- a CDS encoding CehA/McbA family metallohydrolase yields the protein MTTTYQGRAPKGNDQWAYVAFDVPTGVQRISVETSHDAAAGILDLGVFGPSGFRGWSGGERAGFTLSAADATPGYIPAPVEPGSWSVILGPMVGADGGMAWQVDVTLHFGDPLPRAPYDLLPGSLAGHGPGWYRGDLHLHSVHSDGKRTVDEIVAAARQEGLHFIATSDHNTSSTGLTWRGNVPTDLLVINAEEVTTRHGHWLAVGLPQGEWVDWRYGPADQGAFESHARRVHSLGGLTIAAHPLTPAAGSFWEFGLDRVDALEVWNGPWTLDDAANIAAWHVMLCLGKRVAAVGNSDAHSPADAVGRPHNVVHATSLSTTAVLDALRLGRSYAVESAAVTVDFTARTGRAVAGPGEELPLSLFDAVDVTLDVTGAPDSIATLYTEWGIMAATCIDGSGRGRLHWRGWGKASLFARAEVRRPKPASTTLDQLVAITNPVWFYSAQLPPYDVERRALFHTERRPDGSWSSMRPLPGAGAGAASFAGVQSAAAGMADGSVVVLGIALDNSLWLTAVRGSATLQPWQRVAGPDGATGFTIREADIAAFPDGTCQLVVTALDGTTYHQQRRADGTLPGFRAVSGFSAKSRWGATKVSVTAMPDGSAQLLSYGTDGAMYHCVRGRDGTWTAWGRLAGYNGAATFSGPALAIAGMPDGSSQVLAIGLDGMVYHQQRRPDGSWTGFRPPRGVTTPTMGASAIGIAGTPDGSAQVVAVGLDGRIWHNVRRPDGSWTPFAQIPGPNGRDPFPAGQVRITALRDGTTHVTAVSAG from the coding sequence GTGACCACCACCTACCAGGGCCGCGCCCCGAAGGGCAACGACCAGTGGGCGTACGTCGCCTTCGACGTCCCCACGGGGGTGCAGCGGATCTCCGTCGAGACCTCACACGACGCAGCCGCCGGCATCCTGGACCTCGGTGTCTTCGGCCCGTCCGGCTTCCGCGGCTGGTCGGGCGGCGAGCGGGCCGGCTTCACCCTCTCCGCGGCGGACGCCACCCCCGGCTACATACCGGCGCCGGTCGAGCCCGGGAGCTGGTCCGTCATCCTCGGGCCGATGGTCGGCGCCGACGGCGGCATGGCCTGGCAGGTCGACGTCACCCTGCACTTCGGAGACCCGCTGCCCCGGGCCCCGTACGACCTCCTGCCCGGCTCGCTGGCGGGCCACGGGCCCGGCTGGTACCGGGGCGACCTGCACCTGCACAGCGTGCACTCCGACGGGAAGCGCACGGTGGACGAGATCGTCGCCGCCGCCCGCCAGGAGGGGCTGCACTTCATCGCCACGTCCGACCACAACACCAGCTCCACCGGCCTGACATGGCGCGGCAACGTCCCGACGGACCTGCTGGTCATCAACGCCGAGGAGGTCACCACCCGCCACGGTCACTGGCTGGCCGTCGGCCTGCCCCAGGGCGAATGGGTGGACTGGCGCTACGGCCCTGCGGACCAGGGGGCGTTCGAGAGCCACGCCCGGCGCGTGCACAGCCTGGGCGGCCTCACGATCGCTGCCCATCCGCTCACTCCGGCAGCGGGCTCCTTCTGGGAGTTCGGGCTCGACCGCGTGGACGCGCTGGAGGTGTGGAACGGGCCGTGGACGCTGGACGATGCGGCCAACATCGCCGCCTGGCACGTCATGCTGTGCCTGGGCAAGCGCGTCGCCGCCGTGGGCAACAGCGACGCCCACAGCCCCGCGGACGCCGTCGGCCGGCCGCACAACGTGGTGCACGCGACCAGCCTGTCCACGACGGCCGTACTGGACGCACTGCGCCTGGGCCGGTCGTACGCCGTCGAATCCGCGGCCGTGACCGTGGACTTCACCGCCCGCACCGGCAGGGCGGTCGCCGGACCCGGCGAGGAACTGCCCCTGTCGCTCTTCGACGCCGTCGACGTGACCTTGGACGTGACGGGCGCCCCGGATAGCATCGCCACGCTGTACACCGAGTGGGGCATCATGGCCGCCACCTGCATCGACGGCAGCGGGAGGGGACGGTTGCACTGGCGCGGCTGGGGCAAGGCCTCCCTGTTCGCCCGCGCCGAGGTGCGGCGGCCCAAGCCCGCCTCCACCACGCTGGACCAACTGGTGGCCATCACCAACCCGGTGTGGTTCTACTCCGCGCAACTGCCCCCGTACGACGTCGAGCGGCGTGCGCTCTTCCACACCGAGCGCCGCCCCGACGGATCGTGGAGCAGTATGCGTCCGCTGCCGGGGGCCGGAGCCGGTGCCGCGTCCTTCGCGGGGGTGCAGAGCGCGGCGGCCGGCATGGCCGACGGCTCGGTCGTGGTGCTCGGCATCGCGCTCGACAACAGCCTGTGGCTGACGGCCGTACGGGGTTCGGCCACGCTCCAGCCCTGGCAGCGCGTCGCGGGACCGGACGGCGCAACGGGGTTCACCATCCGGGAGGCGGACATCGCCGCGTTCCCCGACGGGACCTGCCAGCTCGTGGTGACGGCCTTGGACGGGACCACGTACCACCAGCAGCGGCGCGCCGACGGAACCCTGCCCGGGTTCCGGGCCGTGTCCGGGTTCAGCGCGAAGAGCCGCTGGGGTGCGACGAAGGTGTCGGTCACCGCCATGCCCGACGGGTCCGCCCAGCTGCTCAGTTACGGCACCGACGGCGCCATGTACCACTGCGTTCGCGGGCGGGACGGTACGTGGACGGCCTGGGGCCGCCTGGCCGGGTACAACGGTGCCGCGACGTTCTCGGGTCCCGCCCTGGCCATCGCCGGCATGCCCGACGGTTCCTCCCAGGTCCTCGCGATCGGGCTGGACGGGATGGTGTACCACCAGCAGCGGCGGCCCGACGGCTCCTGGACCGGATTCCGGCCGCCGCGGGGCGTCACCACCCCCACCATGGGCGCCAGCGCCATCGGAATCGCCGGAACTCCGGACGGCTCCGCCCAGGTCGTGGCGGTCGGGCTCGACGGCCGGATCTGGCACAACGTGAGGAGGCCGGACGGCTCCTGGACGCCGTTCGCCCAGATTCCCGGTCCGAACGGGAGGGACCCCTTCCCCGCAGGGCAGGTTCGCATCACCGCCCTGCGTGACGGCACGACGCACGTGACGGCCGTCAGCGCAGGCTGA